The proteins below come from a single Mucilaginibacter mali genomic window:
- a CDS encoding DNA topoisomerase IB: MNRLLKKLEKIGRDPKVTAKAVGLCYCADSTPGYTRKKLGSGFAFYDADGKLVKDKELVNRFKKLVIPPAYTNVWISAKENCHLQFTGTDAAGRKQYRYHPHWNQIRNQSKYHRLQSFAAALPAIRQQVDKDLNRHNLDHEKVVALIVRLMELTSIRVGNESYKKLYGSFGLTTLMNKHVKVDGAKINFEFKGKKGVFHKVSLQSRKMARLVKQCRDIPGKELFQYYNADGERCSVGSGDVNNYLKEITGEDYTAKDFRTWAGSVSALYAFKEAGEFDTVSECKKKIVSVLDEVALNLGNTRTVCKKYYVHPTVIKTYEEGHLFRYLEAIDGHQDIKAAELNTAEKALLHLLETEKLAEAS; encoded by the coding sequence ATGAACCGCCTGTTAAAAAAACTTGAGAAGATAGGCCGCGACCCTAAAGTAACCGCTAAAGCCGTTGGCCTTTGTTATTGTGCCGACAGCACACCGGGCTACACCCGTAAAAAACTAGGCAGTGGTTTTGCCTTTTACGATGCTGATGGTAAGCTGGTTAAGGACAAGGAGTTGGTCAACCGGTTCAAAAAGCTGGTGATCCCGCCAGCTTATACCAATGTTTGGATCTCGGCGAAAGAGAATTGCCACCTGCAATTTACCGGCACAGATGCCGCCGGGCGTAAGCAATACCGCTACCATCCGCATTGGAACCAGATCCGCAACCAATCTAAATATCACCGCCTGCAAAGCTTCGCGGCTGCTTTGCCGGCCATCAGGCAGCAGGTAGATAAAGACCTGAACCGGCATAATCTGGATCATGAAAAAGTGGTGGCACTCATTGTGCGACTGATGGAACTGACCAGCATCAGGGTAGGGAACGAATCGTATAAAAAACTGTATGGCTCATTCGGTTTAACTACGCTGATGAATAAGCACGTAAAAGTTGATGGGGCTAAGATCAATTTTGAGTTTAAGGGCAAAAAAGGCGTTTTCCATAAAGTGAGCCTGCAAAGCCGCAAAATGGCCCGGCTGGTGAAGCAGTGCCGTGATATCCCCGGCAAGGAGTTGTTTCAGTATTATAATGCCGATGGCGAGCGCTGTTCGGTTGGATCGGGCGACGTGAATAATTATTTAAAGGAGATAACAGGGGAGGACTATACCGCCAAGGATTTCCGTACCTGGGCCGGCAGTGTGAGCGCGCTGTATGCCTTTAAGGAGGCCGGCGAATTTGATACCGTATCCGAATGTAAAAAGAAGATCGTCAGCGTGCTTGATGAGGTGGCGCTTAACCTGGGTAATACGCGCACGGTTTGCAAAAAATACTACGTGCATCCAACGGTAATAAAAACTTATGAGGAGGGACACCTGTTCAGGTATCTTGAAGCGATTGATGGGCACCAGGATATTAAGGCAGCCGAACTGAATACCGCCGAAAAGGCATTACTACACCTGCTTGAAACAGAAAAACTGGCCGAAGCCAGTTGA
- a CDS encoding aldo/keto reductase, translated as MKYNFLGNTGLLVSELCFGTMTFGGSEGMWGAIGKIQQDEANDLIKTVVDSGINFIDTANVYSFGLSESLLGQSIKTLGLNRDELVIATKVRGKMSEGKNDIGLSRFHIFNSVDLSLKRLQLDHIDVLYVHGVDKRTPVEEIMRSLNDIVMTGKVRYVAVCNWPAWMVMQANGIAEKNGWHKFVGMQYYYSLAGRDIEREVLPLAIDQSIGVMPWSPLAGGFLSGKYTRDTEKAGDSRRDVFDFPPVNKDKAYDIIDVIAEIGKAHNTSAAQIALAWVRHQQGITSTIIGAKNTAQLLDNIKSTEVELSTDELKRINEVSALPKEYPGWMVERQNEGR; from the coding sequence ATGAAATACAACTTTTTAGGTAACACCGGGCTGTTAGTGTCCGAATTATGTTTTGGCACCATGACTTTTGGCGGCAGCGAGGGTATGTGGGGCGCCATCGGCAAAATACAGCAGGATGAGGCCAACGACCTGATCAAAACCGTTGTAGATTCTGGTATTAACTTTATCGATACCGCTAACGTTTACTCATTCGGGCTTTCAGAAAGCCTGTTGGGACAATCGATAAAAACCCTTGGCCTAAACCGCGATGAGTTGGTTATTGCCACCAAGGTGCGCGGTAAAATGAGCGAGGGGAAGAACGATATCGGCCTGTCGCGCTTCCATATCTTCAATTCGGTAGACCTGAGTTTAAAGCGCTTGCAGCTTGATCATATCGACGTGCTGTATGTGCACGGCGTTGACAAGCGCACACCAGTTGAAGAGATCATGCGTTCGCTAAACGATATCGTAATGACCGGAAAGGTACGTTACGTAGCCGTTTGCAACTGGCCGGCCTGGATGGTGATGCAAGCCAATGGCATTGCCGAAAAGAACGGCTGGCATAAGTTTGTAGGCATGCAGTATTACTACTCGCTGGCAGGGCGCGATATCGAGCGTGAGGTATTGCCCTTGGCCATTGATCAAAGCATTGGCGTAATGCCTTGGAGCCCGCTGGCCGGAGGCTTTCTATCAGGCAAGTATACCCGCGATACCGAAAAAGCAGGCGACTCGCGCCGCGACGTGTTCGACTTCCCTCCTGTTAATAAGGATAAAGCTTACGATATTATTGATGTGATTGCCGAAATAGGCAAGGCGCACAATACATCGGCGGCACAAATTGCCCTGGCATGGGTAAGGCATCAGCAGGGAATTACCAGCACCATCATTGGCGCTAAAAACACGGCCCAATTGCTGGATAACATCAAATCCACAGAAGTTGAGCTTTCGACAGATGAACTAAAGCGAATTAACGAAGTAAGTGCGCTGCCAAAGGAATATCCCGGCTGGATGGTAGAACGCCAGAATGAGGGACGATAA
- a CDS encoding tetratricopeptide repeat protein, which yields MKTTLLTLVFALLFSVTFAQQATRADDALLLEYYQAQRYQDAADYLKKTFPEPVTDIKILAKLAYTTNMANKLPEAQAYYERIYNIDTTNEGALFSIGNINLRRGNMPKAEVYFKRILLQDTTNFSVYTKLAAIASNKKDTTATLSYLQKANKLNFFDVDVAVDLSTLYMAQKKFDLALAVLNKASESDPDNIYILINMATLTFKEKKWQETVDACKKLISLDAADGQVMYKLGVSYYNLKNYACGAEVLAGMDDRDQTEFSDYYASQCYKGLKDYKSSIVWLNSALKQGITGNASAYYGEIADNNEKMDQSKKAVLAYQKGLQFREDPAIYTALADLYATKLNDKVTAAKYYKMAVASYQKMIPDNGNPMNIYMLANIFDAQLKDTASAIKYYKKFLDAKPSKSQQNFINYTQSRIGQLQNKTTAASSGQHTSQ from the coding sequence ATGAAAACTACCCTACTCACTTTAGTATTTGCCTTATTGTTTTCGGTTACATTTGCACAGCAGGCCACCAGGGCCGACGACGCGCTATTGTTAGAATACTACCAGGCCCAGCGCTACCAGGATGCCGCCGATTATCTGAAGAAAACCTTCCCCGAGCCTGTTACCGATATCAAGATTCTGGCTAAACTGGCCTACACCACCAACATGGCCAACAAGCTGCCGGAGGCCCAAGCCTATTATGAGCGTATCTATAATATAGATACCACTAACGAAGGCGCTTTGTTCAGCATAGGTAACATTAATTTGAGGCGCGGGAATATGCCGAAGGCTGAAGTTTATTTTAAACGCATCCTTTTGCAGGACACCACTAACTTTTCGGTTTATACCAAGCTGGCGGCCATCGCGTCGAATAAAAAGGATACTACTGCTACCCTTAGTTACCTGCAAAAAGCCAATAAGCTAAACTTTTTTGATGTAGATGTGGCTGTTGATTTGAGCACGCTGTACATGGCGCAAAAAAAGTTCGACCTGGCACTGGCGGTATTAAATAAAGCATCAGAGAGTGATCCGGATAATATCTATATCCTGATCAACATGGCCACGCTTACTTTTAAGGAGAAAAAATGGCAGGAAACGGTTGATGCCTGCAAAAAACTGATTTCCCTTGACGCCGCCGATGGGCAGGTGATGTATAAGTTAGGCGTATCGTACTACAATTTAAAAAACTACGCCTGTGGTGCTGAAGTGTTAGCAGGTATGGATGACCGGGATCAGACTGAATTTAGCGATTACTATGCTTCGCAGTGTTATAAGGGCTTAAAGGATTATAAATCATCCATAGTTTGGTTAAACAGCGCGTTAAAACAAGGTATAACCGGTAATGCATCAGCTTATTACGGTGAGATAGCCGACAATAACGAAAAGATGGATCAAAGCAAGAAGGCGGTACTGGCATATCAAAAAGGCTTACAATTTAGAGAAGACCCGGCTATATACACAGCACTTGCTGATCTGTACGCCACCAAATTAAACGATAAGGTAACCGCGGCCAAATACTACAAAATGGCGGTGGCAAGCTATCAGAAAATGATACCGGATAATGGCAACCCAATGAACATTTATATGCTGGCCAATATATTTGACGCCCAGCTAAAAGATACGGCAAGCGCTATTAAATACTATAAGAAATTTTTAGATGCAAAGCCATCAAAGTCGCAGCAAAACTTTATTAATTACACCCAAAGTCGCATCGGGCAGTTGCAAAATAAAACTACCGCTGCATCAAGCGGGCAACATACTTCCCAATAA
- a CDS encoding riboflavin synthase has product MFTGIIETLGHVTDLKQDQGNLHITVSSTISHELKIDQSVAHNGVCLTVVAIADGGHTVTAIEETLNKTNIGHFKMGDLVNLERCMQMNARLDGHIVQGHVDQTAECVGFKELDGSWEYTFAYDAAKGNVTVEKGSICVNGISLTVVNSRDNSFSVAIIPYTFEHTNLQNVCVGDTVNLEFDIIGKYVARLMQR; this is encoded by the coding sequence ATGTTTACCGGAATAATTGAAACCTTAGGCCATGTAACCGATCTGAAGCAAGATCAGGGCAATCTGCATATTACCGTATCGTCGACTATATCACACGAATTAAAGATCGATCAATCTGTAGCCCACAACGGTGTTTGCCTTACCGTAGTAGCCATTGCCGATGGCGGCCATACCGTAACCGCAATTGAAGAAACGCTGAATAAAACTAATATCGGCCATTTTAAAATGGGCGATTTGGTAAACCTGGAGCGCTGCATGCAAATGAATGCCCGGTTAGATGGGCACATCGTACAAGGCCATGTGGATCAAACCGCGGAATGCGTTGGCTTTAAAGAATTGGATGGTAGTTGGGAATATACCTTTGCGTATGATGCTGCTAAAGGCAATGTAACGGTTGAGAAAGGCTCGATATGCGTGAACGGTATCAGCCTGACGGTGGTAAACTCAAGGGATAACAGCTTTTCGGTAGCCATTATCCCTTACACCTTCGAGCATACCAATTTGCAGAACGTTTGCGTTGGCGATACCGTGAACCTGGAGTTTGATATTATTGGGAAGTATGTTGCCCGCTTGATGCAGCGGTAG
- a CDS encoding NUDIX domain-containing protein → MAKQSAGILAYRVNDDVLEVFLVHPGGPFWKNKDAGAWSIPKGEFNDNEEPLSAARREFEEETGQSIAGDFIELKPVKLKSGKTVYAWAVAAEVDENSIQSNTFELEWPPRSGKMIQVPEIDQAGWFDVPAAMEKINPAQMALIDELAKLLKANS, encoded by the coding sequence ATGGCAAAGCAAAGCGCGGGCATATTAGCTTACCGGGTAAATGATGATGTTTTAGAAGTTTTCCTCGTACATCCAGGCGGCCCATTTTGGAAAAATAAGGATGCCGGGGCATGGTCTATTCCCAAAGGCGAGTTTAATGATAATGAAGAACCGCTTTCCGCTGCCCGTCGCGAATTTGAAGAAGAAACCGGTCAAAGCATTGCTGGCGATTTTATTGAGCTGAAGCCCGTCAAACTCAAAAGCGGCAAAACGGTTTATGCCTGGGCTGTAGCCGCTGAGGTTGACGAAAATAGTATCCAAAGCAATACATTTGAACTGGAATGGCCGCCCAGATCGGGTAAGATGATACAGGTGCCGGAGATCGATCAGGCCGGATGGTTTGATGTGCCGGCGGCAATGGAAAAGATAAATCCGGCGCAGATGGCCCTGATAGATGAACTCGCGAAATTGCTGAAAGCGAATAGCTAA
- a CDS encoding TPR end-of-group domain-containing protein: MKKLALLCVFCVAVGTTYAQQQQPTDEFGIFNAKVEAERYAASQKQDYTTADKVLLSWIDKYDNSPDAVKLKYKGYRGNIYYNLACYESLLGHKENALTAFEKCQALGYNDYAHTITDTDLNNLHQEKRYLTVVQAMREKGDMGYVLQKSGAYKKEKAANAPAFSYQSANTPELVKLKNTFNLDSVAGNKDEISKFKNLLYWAHNQVKHDGSSSNPLSRNAIDLIAVCKKENRGVNCRMMATILRDAYQAEGFQTRVVTCMPKDTLDNDCHVITVVWSKTLNKWLWMDPTFNAYVTDTKGNLLNIEEVRERLVRSGTKELVLNDDANWNNQNKQTKDYYLGYYMSKNLYWLQCAAKSEWDIETAKTGKAPIQYINLYPGSFTTLHISGGSVKESNRFATTNPTYFWQKPAAL; the protein is encoded by the coding sequence ATGAAAAAGCTGGCCTTATTATGTGTTTTCTGCGTGGCAGTTGGTACAACTTATGCTCAACAGCAGCAACCAACCGATGAATTTGGGATCTTCAACGCCAAAGTTGAGGCTGAACGATATGCCGCAAGTCAGAAGCAGGATTATACAACTGCCGACAAGGTTTTATTAAGCTGGATAGATAAATACGACAACTCACCGGACGCGGTAAAACTGAAATATAAGGGCTACCGGGGAAACATCTACTATAACCTGGCCTGTTACGAATCATTATTAGGCCATAAGGAGAACGCGCTAACCGCCTTTGAAAAATGCCAGGCCTTGGGCTATAACGATTACGCCCACACCATAACCGATACCGACCTGAACAACCTGCACCAGGAAAAAAGATACCTCACCGTTGTACAAGCCATGCGCGAAAAAGGCGATATGGGCTATGTATTGCAAAAATCAGGAGCTTATAAAAAGGAAAAAGCAGCCAACGCGCCGGCATTCAGCTATCAATCAGCCAACACGCCCGAACTGGTTAAATTGAAGAATACCTTCAATTTAGATTCGGTTGCGGGTAATAAGGATGAGATCAGCAAGTTTAAAAACCTGCTATACTGGGCGCATAACCAGGTAAAGCATGATGGTAGTTCCAGCAACCCGCTGTCAAGAAACGCTATCGACCTGATCGCCGTTTGTAAGAAAGAGAACCGTGGTGTTAACTGCCGAATGATGGCCACCATTTTGCGCGATGCCTACCAGGCAGAGGGTTTTCAAACCCGCGTAGTTACCTGTATGCCAAAGGATACGTTGGATAACGATTGCCATGTAATTACCGTGGTATGGTCTAAAACGCTGAACAAATGGCTTTGGATGGATCCAACTTTTAACGCTTACGTTACCGATACCAAAGGCAACCTGCTGAACATTGAGGAAGTTCGTGAGCGCCTGGTTCGCTCAGGCACTAAGGAATTGGTTTTAAACGATGATGCCAATTGGAACAATCAAAACAAGCAAACCAAAGATTACTACCTGGGCTACTACATGTCTAAAAACCTTTACTGGCTGCAATGCGCTGCAAAAAGCGAGTGGGATATCGAAACCGCAAAAACCGGGAAGGCCCCTATTCAATATATTAACCTGTATCCGGGCAGTTTTACCACGCTGCATATTTCGGGCGGCTCGGTAAAGGAATCGAACAGGTTTGCAACTACTAACCCAACTTATTTCTGGCAAAAGCCGGCAGCGCTATAA
- the accC gene encoding acetyl-CoA carboxylase biotin carboxylase subunit, whose protein sequence is MKKILVANRGEIALRVMRSAREMGIKTVAVYSAADRDALHVRYADEAVFIGEAPSNQSYLVGQKIIDACRQTGAEAIHPGYGFLSENPVFARLVRESGLILIGPSPEAMEVMGNKLSAKAAALKYNIPMVPGTEEAITNVAEAKKRAVEVGFPILIKAAAGGGGKGMRIVEQAADFEEQMQLAVSEATSAFGDGSVFIERYVSSPRHIEIQVLGDTHDNIVHLFERECSVQRRHQKVIEEAPSSVLTPEIRQQMGKCAVDVARSVNYTGAGTVEFILDEQLNFYFLEMNTRLQVEHPVTELITGIDLVKEQIRIARGEAISFKQEDLNIIGHAVELRVYAEDPANNFLPDIGTLQTYVTPKGPGVRVDDGFEQGMEIPIYYDPMIAKLITYGKDRTEAIERMIRAIDEYTITGITTTLGFGKFVMQHPAFTCGQFDTHFVKKYFAPEMLQTEDINEAFIAALVMEQLLNTKQGVKAAPAAVAETSNWVKNRRSY, encoded by the coding sequence ATGAAAAAAATACTGGTTGCCAACCGTGGCGAAATAGCTTTAAGGGTAATGCGCTCCGCGCGCGAAATGGGGATAAAAACCGTAGCCGTATACTCGGCCGCCGACAGGGATGCCCTGCATGTGCGCTATGCCGATGAGGCCGTTTTTATAGGTGAAGCGCCCAGTAATCAAAGCTACCTGGTAGGGCAAAAGATCATCGATGCCTGCCGCCAAACCGGCGCCGAAGCTATTCATCCCGGCTATGGCTTCCTTTCAGAAAACCCGGTGTTCGCCCGCCTGGTCAGAGAATCGGGATTGATATTGATCGGCCCATCGCCCGAGGCGATGGAGGTAATGGGTAATAAGCTATCAGCCAAAGCAGCCGCGTTAAAGTATAATATCCCCATGGTGCCCGGCACCGAGGAGGCCATTACCAATGTAGCCGAAGCTAAAAAGCGCGCGGTAGAGGTGGGTTTCCCTATATTAATTAAAGCCGCCGCAGGTGGTGGCGGCAAAGGCATGCGCATAGTAGAGCAAGCCGCCGATTTTGAAGAGCAAATGCAACTGGCCGTATCAGAAGCTACATCGGCCTTTGGCGATGGCTCCGTGTTTATTGAAAGATATGTGTCCTCGCCACGCCACATCGAGATACAGGTTTTAGGTGATACGCATGATAACATCGTACACTTATTTGAAAGAGAATGCTCGGTACAGCGCCGCCATCAAAAGGTAATAGAGGAGGCGCCGTCATCGGTACTGACACCGGAGATACGCCAACAAATGGGAAAATGCGCTGTGGATGTGGCCCGATCGGTTAACTATACCGGCGCGGGCACCGTGGAGTTTATCCTGGATGAGCAGCTAAACTTCTACTTCCTGGAGATGAACACCCGCCTGCAGGTAGAACACCCCGTAACCGAACTGATAACCGGCATAGACCTGGTAAAAGAGCAGATCAGGATTGCGAGGGGAGAGGCCATCAGCTTTAAGCAGGAAGATCTGAATATCATCGGTCACGCGGTTGAACTGCGTGTTTACGCCGAAGACCCGGCTAATAATTTCCTGCCGGATATCGGTACGCTGCAAACCTACGTTACCCCCAAAGGTCCGGGCGTTAGGGTGGACGACGGCTTTGAACAAGGTATGGAGATCCCCATCTATTACGATCCGATGATAGCCAAACTGATCACCTACGGTAAAGACCGTACAGAGGCTATCGAGCGCATGATCAGGGCGATTGATGAGTATACCATAACCGGTATCACCACCACCTTAGGCTTCGGTAAGTTTGTAATGCAGCACCCGGCTTTTACATGCGGCCAGTTTGATACCCACTTTGTAAAAAAGTACTTCGCACCTGAAATGCTGCAAACCGAGGATATTAATGAAGCTTTCATCGCCGCGCTGGTAATGGAGCAATTACTCAATACCAAACAAGGCGTTAAGGCCGCACCAGCAGCTGTTGCCGAGACATCAAACTGGGTGAAAAACCGCCGCAGCTACTAA
- a CDS encoding VOC family protein has product MKLRVARHTANLQLLTDFYTRLLSMQVLGSFTGHDGYDGVFLGLPGADWHLEFTATDEAPVHQSDEDDLLVFYPDTAEDYRRLAERFKDEGVAEVTAKNPYWKVNGSTYTDPDGYRVVVVKK; this is encoded by the coding sequence ATGAAATTAAGAGTAGCCCGCCACACCGCCAATTTGCAGTTGCTGACCGATTTTTATACACGCTTGTTAAGTATGCAAGTATTGGGCAGTTTTACCGGGCATGATGGCTACGATGGCGTTTTCCTGGGCTTGCCCGGGGCCGACTGGCACCTTGAGTTTACCGCTACCGATGAAGCTCCTGTACATCAGTCCGATGAAGACGACCTGCTGGTGTTTTACCCGGATACGGCAGAGGATTATCGGCGATTGGCTGAGAGGTTTAAGGATGAGGGTGTGGCAGAAGTCACGGCTAAGAATCCATATTGGAAAGTAAATGGATCAACTTATACCGATCCGGATGGGTATAGGGTAGTAGTGGTGAAAAAATAA
- a CDS encoding ABC transporter ATP-binding protein: MLSIRNIVKQYAGHRALSDVSLEVEAGQIFGLLGPNGAGKTSLIRIINQITAPDSGEIYFNGEKLNQSHIERIGYMPEERGLYKKMEIGEQMIYLARLKGLSRAEAQKRLKYWFEKLKIEAWWNKKVEELSKGMQQKAQFVATILHEPELIILDEPFSGFDPVNAEEIKEEIIELNKRGSTILFSTHRMESVEEMCSAIALINKSKKILDGKVRDIRNSYRNDTYLIEYTGDKLVLDGSQPFEVLHEAVNYDSHTIRVQLNGKTSNDVLQYLIPKVQINMLKEVIPSMNEVFIMNVNQK; encoded by the coding sequence ATGTTAAGCATCCGCAATATTGTGAAGCAATACGCCGGTCACCGCGCGTTAAGCGATGTAAGTTTAGAGGTAGAGGCCGGGCAGATCTTCGGGCTTTTAGGGCCCAATGGCGCCGGTAAAACCTCCCTTATCCGTATCATTAACCAAATAACCGCCCCCGATAGCGGCGAGATCTATTTCAACGGCGAAAAGCTGAACCAAAGCCATATCGAGCGCATTGGCTACATGCCCGAGGAACGCGGCCTTTACAAAAAGATGGAGATCGGCGAACAGATGATCTACCTGGCCCGTTTGAAAGGCCTTAGCCGTGCCGAAGCGCAAAAGCGCCTGAAATACTGGTTCGAAAAGCTGAAGATAGAGGCCTGGTGGAATAAAAAAGTGGAAGAACTATCCAAAGGGATGCAGCAAAAAGCACAATTTGTGGCCACCATTTTGCACGAGCCGGAACTGATCATCCTTGACGAACCTTTTAGCGGCTTCGACCCGGTAAATGCCGAGGAAATTAAGGAAGAGATAATAGAATTAAACAAGCGGGGCTCTACCATCCTGTTCAGTACCCACCGTATGGAATCGGTAGAGGAAATGTGCAGCGCGATAGCTTTGATCAATAAATCAAAAAAGATATTGGACGGCAAGGTGCGCGATATCCGCAACTCGTACCGTAACGATACGTACCTTATTGAATATACTGGCGATAAATTGGTATTAGACGGCAGCCAGCCATTTGAGGTATTACACGAAGCTGTTAACTACGATAGCCACACTATCCGCGTGCAGTTAAACGGCAAAACATCAAACGATGTATTACAGTACCTGATCCCTAAGGTGCAGATAAATATGCTCAAGGAAGTAATACCAAGCATGAATGAAGTATTTATTATGAACGTAAACCAAAAATAA
- a CDS encoding ABC transporter permease: protein MNKVFLIIQREYMVRVKKKSFLLMTFLVPGLILIMYAVIGVLLVNKSGQELSVVNVIDKSGVFKGKFKDTKQVKFVTGEQDIVKAKAELKDHNTFYVLDIAADYTKKDAVQVYAAKTPGLEPSNQIENQMNDIATNDQMVKAGIDTASLHKIRSNIDVNTKQLTETGEKDAGVGAALAMSIAGAILVYISLFIYGAQVMRGVLEEKTSRIIEVVVSSVKPFQLMMGKIIGVGMVGLTQFMLWIILSAGVSVVATGVIFKNKVPAQTEIHGKKIVAPQSTVPQSPVVKFFSGIDSSNVVKELGGFIFYFLTGYLLYSALFAAVGSAVDSETETQQFMFPITLPLLFTYILSVSYLFQAPNSTLAVWLSMIPFTAPVVMMVRMPFDPPAWQIALSAFMMIVGFLFTTWVAARIYRVGILMYGKKTSYKELAKWFFYKE, encoded by the coding sequence ATGAATAAAGTTTTCCTCATTATACAGCGTGAATACATGGTGCGGGTAAAAAAGAAATCTTTTTTACTGATGACCTTTTTGGTGCCCGGACTTATCCTGATCATGTATGCCGTAATAGGTGTATTACTGGTGAATAAAAGCGGGCAGGAACTGTCGGTTGTAAACGTAATTGATAAAAGCGGAGTTTTTAAGGGCAAATTTAAAGACACCAAACAGGTTAAATTTGTAACCGGCGAACAGGATATTGTTAAAGCCAAAGCCGAATTAAAAGATCACAATACCTTTTACGTGCTCGACATTGCTGCCGATTATACCAAAAAAGACGCAGTGCAGGTATACGCTGCAAAAACGCCCGGCCTGGAACCATCTAACCAGATAGAAAATCAGATGAACGATATAGCCACAAACGATCAGATGGTTAAAGCGGGCATCGACACTGCCAGCCTGCACAAAATACGGAGCAACATAGATGTAAACACCAAACAATTAACCGAAACCGGCGAGAAGGACGCGGGCGTAGGCGCGGCATTAGCCATGAGTATTGCCGGGGCCATATTGGTTTACATTTCGCTGTTTATTTACGGCGCGCAGGTAATGCGTGGTGTGCTTGAAGAAAAAACCAGCCGCATTATTGAAGTGGTGGTATCATCTGTAAAGCCTTTCCAATTAATGATGGGGAAAATTATAGGTGTTGGCATGGTTGGCCTTACCCAATTTATGTTGTGGATCATACTTTCGGCAGGAGTTAGTGTTGTTGCCACCGGGGTGATCTTTAAAAATAAGGTTCCTGCACAAACCGAAATACACGGGAAAAAGATAGTTGCACCACAATCAACAGTGCCACAAAGCCCCGTGGTTAAATTCTTTTCGGGTATTGATAGCAGCAACGTTGTAAAAGAACTGGGAGGTTTTATCTTTTACTTCCTCACCGGGTATTTATTGTACAGCGCCTTGTTCGCGGCGGTTGGTTCGGCGGTTGATAGCGAAACGGAAACGCAGCAATTTATGTTTCCCATCACGCTCCCCCTGCTATTTACCTATATACTTTCGGTAAGTTATTTATTCCAGGCGCCAAATAGCACCCTGGCCGTATGGCTTTCGATGATACCATTTACCGCGCCGGTAGTAATGATGGTGCGCATGCCCTTCGATCCACCGGCCTGGCAAATTGCGCTGTCGGCTTTTATGATGATCGTAGGCTTCCTGTTCACTACTTGGGTGGCAGCACGTATTTACCGTGTAGGTATCCTGATGTATGGTAAAAAAACAAGCTATAAGGAACTGGCAAAATGGTTCTTTTATAAAGAGTAA
- a CDS encoding Ppx/GppA phosphatase family protein: protein MNKPIAVMDLGTNTFHLLIAENNPDDPKELLHLYEPVRLGKGGINKGIIQPDAFERGINTMQKFRDNMDRFNVGQVKAIATSALRSTSNGKDFIAKVKQQTGIQIEVIDGEREAGYIYRGVKASGCLSGDNSLIIDIGGGSVEFIICNDHGISWKQSFEIGAARLMERYHEVDPISAESVSELQGYLDQILVPLFEAAKDVHIQKLIGSSGAFETFAEVMELEKGHHFDLKAIKSMELNTEEFEELTARLISSSHDERAATKGIIPLRVDMIVVASLITRYVMDRLQIYQVAMSMYSLKEGVLAELLG from the coding sequence ATGAACAAACCTATAGCCGTAATGGATCTGGGCACCAACACCTTCCACCTGTTGATTGCCGAAAACAACCCCGACGACCCTAAAGAACTTTTACACCTGTACGAACCGGTGCGCCTGGGCAAAGGCGGCATTAATAAGGGCATTATCCAGCCCGATGCCTTCGAGCGGGGCATTAACACCATGCAGAAGTTTAGGGATAATATGGACAGGTTTAATGTGGGACAGGTAAAAGCTATAGCTACATCGGCCCTGCGCAGTACATCAAACGGTAAGGATTTTATAGCAAAGGTAAAACAGCAAACCGGCATACAAATAGAGGTGATAGATGGCGAACGCGAGGCCGGATACATTTACCGGGGTGTTAAAGCTTCAGGTTGCCTTTCGGGCGATAATAGCCTCATTATCGATATCGGCGGCGGTAGCGTAGAGTTTATTATCTGTAACGATCATGGCATCAGCTGGAAGCAAAGCTTCGAGATAGGTGCAGCCCGGCTAATGGAGCGCTACCACGAGGTAGACCCCATCAGCGCCGAATCGGTAAGCGAGCTGCAGGGGTATCTCGACCAAATACTCGTCCCGCTTTTTGAGGCAGCTAAGGATGTGCACATCCAAAAACTCATCGGCTCATCAGGCGCTTTCGAAACCTTTGCCGAGGTGATGGAACTGGAAAAAGGTCACCACTTTGATCTGAAAGCCATTAAAAGCATGGAGTTGAATACGGAAGAGTTTGAAGAGCTGACCGCCCGGCTCATCTCCTCATCGCATGATGAACGTGCCGCTACCAAAGGCATCATCCCCTTACGGGTGGATATGATCGTTGTAGCATCGCTGATAACCCGTTATGTGATGGACAGGTTACAGATCTACCAGGTAGCTATGTCGATGTATTCGCTTAAAGAAGGGGTTTTGGCGGAGTTGCTGGGTTGA